A stretch of DNA from Natrinema salaciae:
GCCGTGACGACCGGCCGATGTTTCCGGATCGGGGATCGAAACGTCGATACCAGCGGCGGAGCCGCGGCTCAGGCGGGCATAGGAGTCACAGTCGCCACAGCGGTGGGCCCGGTCGTCGTCATCACCGAAGACGCGACGGAACCGGTCCGTAACATGGGCTCCGCAGTGGGTACACGTCGAG
This window harbors:
- a CDS encoding DUF7563 family protein, giving the protein MVCVTVAPWPPVDNSTCTHCGAHVTDRFRRVFGDDDDRAHRCGDCDSYARLSRGSAAGIDVSIPDPETSAGRHGGEADA